The genomic window ACAGCATTATATCATGCTGTAAAACTTGAAAGTGATTGTATTGTATTTGCGTTCGCTACTCTGAAACGGCAAGCGTAGGTTAATGCTTTGTGCACATAGGTGTCCCGTTTGTAGATGGTGTTGGTTGAGGGATCGCAAATTGTAACCCCTGCGATTGAACCGGAGTGCATGTTATAGCCTTGACCTTAACACAGAAAGAGGGGATTGCATGCTGTAACCCTGACAGCAAGACGGGGGTTGCGCCTTGTGAACCTGACAATGGGCAAGGGAACAAAGTGTGACCCTTGAATCCAACAATCCATCCACTCAGTTTTGGTTCCCAGCGCGGTTCACTCGTTGAAAGAGTTAAAGGACGAATGGTCGGACCATATGGCCGATAACCAGGGTCGGGTGCAGGTCCAACAAGATGCGCATGATTTTCTCCAGGCACAAATCGCCGATGCCTGTGACGATAATTCTGGAGACGATCCGGAGACACACGACGCGTTGCAATCTTTACAGGCTGACGACACACCAAACCCCAGGCAAGCATCGACCATATGGGCGCCAGAAAACCCAGACTTGAATTTTGCGACCAGCTTCACATCTAGCTCTGGCAATGGACCGCCGATTGGATCCAAGCGAGCCAGGCCACTAAGCTCACCGAATAACTCCTGGTGACGCAGCTCATCTAAGAGGCGAACTCGTATCAACGTAAACGAGCTTAATAAAGATTCGTCGAGAAAGGAACAAGTGGAAACAGATCCACCAACACACCATTACTTGCCTGACGAAAGTGAAAGGACTGTGCTAGCAAGTAGCGAGGAAACGGACGAAGGTCTTCGCGAGTAGGACGGGCATGGTAAGAGTAAGTATTTGATATGCACTGAGACGCGCGGGACAAGACGATTAATAGCATGCATGATCCTGGTCCTGCCTCGCATCAGCGACTACAACTTGTGATCCCTGTCCATTATGCTTGTTAATGGCCCATCAGTTCATGAACCCAAGAATTGCATTTGTGAAAATACGCAACcttgtcttctttcttgGTGAGACGTCGTGTACATTTCCAGACTTGGCcgtgaaaagaaaaacagtCACGCGCAGCGCTGACAGCAGGGCATTCGTAACGGTCAAAAGGCCTGGAATGGAAAACGGCTGCCTGCGCATCTTCAACCATACATGCCCGGGCCCCGATGAGAAGCGATGCCAGCCAGGGAGCTGTAgagatataaataaggtgGATGATGGTACAATACCTCTCGCCCTCTTATCATCGGTTCTACACTACCCATCACTTCGTTTACACTATTATACAATCCCAGGCTGCTAAGTTCCAAAACCGTCCAACTCAGTCACCCGCACTCACAATGGCAGTTCCAACCAAGGAGGAACTTGTTGACCAGGCCTGCAATGTAAGAAATGGTCCTATATTCGTGAGATACGATTTTGTGCCAGAGCTAACAGGGGTGTAACGTTAGCGATGTGGGCATGATGTATGTCGTAATCCTAGATCCTAATCTTCTTCACCAACAACTACAACGGCGTCCCGCGCCGTGGACCATCACCAACCTCTCTTAAACCCAGAGCTGCTATTTGTGAAGCTAACACAGGCGAAATATGTAGCCGTGTACGTGTTGTCCCAGTTGTGGGGGGGTAAGTACAGAATTATTATCGCAGTTTAAAGATACAAGGCTAACAGAGATGGATGGAATAAATAGGTGGGAGGGTGCGGATGTGTAAGTAATAATCTTGATTGTAAAGAATCTGGGCAAATATCTGATTAGAATGAATAGGAGAGCTAAATTATGATCCGAGAGATGGATTTGGTGGAGTTCAGTCCAACCTTGTTATGGGTTTTTCTCCTATTTATGCTAGGTTTTCCCCAAACTTttatgcaaatgcaaaggCTAGCTAGTGAGACTCGAATACAATTATATTGTGTCAATATTTGCTAGGCAAGTAGTAATATGTGTAGTAAGCTGGCTATCTCGGCATCGAATGTGATTTGCGTTCTCGATAGTGATGTTGTACTTTACGTACTATGgcattgtacatacgtacgtaCATTAAGGTGCTGTACAGTACACGTATTATGTACGTACGATGGTCCACGATATTCCTGATCAGGGAATCTATGGGTCCACAATGTACGTACCAAACCAGGGGCACTCTGTCTGCGATATTTACCTTAATTGCCTAAAAAGGAAAGGGAAAATTGTATGTGCGTACTCGTACGTACTACCCGATAGTACGTACGGTACTATAGCCAAAATACAGGACGTACGTACGTACGTGTACTACTAAGTCGCATCACTAGTTCTCGAGGAGCCGCTGCAAGGTGCCTTGCCCACTATGTGAGACCAAACACAAATAAGtcgcctcatcatcatgtccTTACCTGGTGTAGGAGTCAATCAGTCGTACGTTGGTCCCTATTTCTCTTAAACAGCTCGGGCCCAGAATTTCCATCCTTCCCGATCCTCACGCGCCCCTACTCCAACCAGTTGCTCGATaccttcaacaccaacaacattCTCAAATATTTCTTGATCGATCTCTTCACCTCCCTCTCCACCGATGTTGTTTCTGAATACAGCGGGCCAAAGCACCGCAACTCCGTCGGCGCCTAGGATAGTCTCATATTTCTGAAATCCTTCGGCAGTGAACTTCGTCTCTAGCCCTTTAATTGTTTCATCTTTGGCATCCGGTCGGAAAAGTGTGATAGCACATCCACCACCTCCAGCACCGGTAAGTTTCGTCCAGCCGATATCTGCATAATCCACGAGCTCGCGGATGCGCTCTAGACGAGGGTGAGAGACCCCTAGTGAAACCAGGAATCCGTGGTTTATACGGATCAAAGTTCCCAAGCGTTCGAGAGTATCGGACAGTCCACTGCTATCTAAATCAGCAGATGAAATGAGCTCCAATGCAGACGTTGTAAGATGGCCAATTCCATCTAAAATTGACTGTGTCACTACCGGGTGATTGTTTTTTAATGCTCTTACTTTATCCACCTGTGTAGCTGTTGATCGGGGTTGTTGAGTGTTAACGAGGAGGAGCGGTAGTTTTGGGAACTTGGTGAGAGGAGTGACAGATGGCGGTCCGGAGTAGTTTCTTTTGTAAATCACAGCCTTTCCACCCGCAGAGACCGCATTGTCCACTCCACTGGGGTCTCCATGTATGCACAACTCGCCCACGAATGCCCAACGACTGATACGCTCAATCTGTACCTGGGCTTCTTCGGCAGGCTGGTCAGGATGCGGACCTGCAAGGCTCCGTATTTGAAGGAGCAGCGCCGCACTCAGGCAGACGCAAACACTGGCGCTGCTACCCAGACCGGCACCAATTGGAATGGTGGATCGCAGAGTGTAAACAAACCCAGGGCTTAGCGGGGAGCCTAATGAAAGGAAAAGGTAGAGGAAGGCGGTCGCAGATCGTACATGAATTTTTCGCTGCGTTTCTGGAAGATGCTTGGATACTGCCTCTGCATGCGGTATAACAGCTTCGAGTAATTCGGGGTCGAGGGAGTCGACGAGAGAGTAATAaaactttttcttctccGGTTCATGGAAAACGCCCCATGGTAGGGTGTCTATTTTCCATGTATGATTCAAACCGATGTCTTTGAAATTCAGCTTGACGGTGCGTTGGGACTTTGAGAGGGTGGTTACGAGGAGATAGGATCTGAGGGAGATGGCTGCGGCAATGGCAGGCTTGCCAAACACGGCGGCGTGCTCGCCGAATACTATGACTTTTCCCGGTGCAGAGACCATGAATGTCGGTGCCAATGGTGAAGACTCTTTTCTCCCCATGACCATGGGTTATGCAATCAGTCAATAAGTGTTTTGGTGGATAAAATGCTGGTGATCGTGGAACAATGGCTGATTGATACGACGCTCGAGGTTGTGTTGGAGCATGTCCACGTAACAAAGATTCTTTTTATATGGAGCTGATTGGCTGGTGGATTATCGGATTAACAAATTGCCGACCCACATTCTCCCCTGAATACTGCAGAAAACCGATCATGGCAGGACGTTCATGAAAACTTGTAGATTGGTTGGCTTGGACCGACACAGCCCCCTCTATGGTAACATGAACGCAATTCATGCACATCTCGCGATTCCCGATGGTGTTAAACCAGGACCAGGCAAAAAGAGCGCTCCCCTGTGGGGTGTCATTTGGCAACATGAATTCCCAGCTTGGCTTGAGTGGGCATTGGCCAACATACGAGTGAATTACTTTCCAGGTCTTGCCCTATCGAAAGAAAGTGAAGCCTGGCAGCTACCGCCGCATGTTTTGCAAAGCCGGCGAGTGTGAAATTAGACATCTTGCCAGGTTCCCAAGTGGCCACTGGTTGTCCTTCAGGGGAATCAAGCAGCGACTGATATCCTTTACAAGGATAGTCGCTGCCCAATCGCGAAGGCGGGCTCGTCATGTCCTAATTGATATCAGTTGTGTAAGGCAGGTGGCCAAGACAATTGCATGTGAGCACTTAAAACCCGAACAATATGCTTAAGGAAAGGGCACAATTTATTTTCACTTGATACCACAATGTGAGTTTTAGCCTCTGTTGTTGGGCTACGATTGGCGCATTTTAAGTGGAAGGTTGGAGGGGATTCGCACGGGTCTGGTGTATTTTGGCTGCGGCGTGCGTGGCAACGGCAATACCACAGCGCGTTAGTGCTGTCGGCTGATTTAAAATGCAATAGCAGAGTTGGCGAGATTCATCCGGGGATCAAGTTTCTCAATTGCGACACCAGCTTTGTCTACCTCGCTTGGCATCCCGTAGTAGGCCTTTCTGCAGCAGCCAAAAACCGACTGGACTCGACCCCCACTCTAACCGCCAGAGTATCCCTGTACCTAACCGGCCGTCCCTCAGCCCTAGTGAATGACAAGGATTCCTTCAAAAACCGTCCCCCTGCTAATGCAGGGTAAGTGAGCCCTGTAGATTTGCTGGACCAGGGAGTAGGTGTGCGCTTAGCTCGACAGGGATTCAATGATTCATCCATGCGGACAAACACCACGGATGTGTGCAAGAGCATTTTCAGGCTGACTACAATCACTCCTCAGTCTTGGCGGCGACTGGATGCATGTCTAAAATTTGCCAACAAGTACTTTGCAGTACTTCCAGGTACGGAGTTCCTTCAACGCCGCCGAGAATTGCCTCTAATCTGACTACAGATATCCCCTGTTCGGGAAATAGTGGGGGCTTCCATGGTCTCTGAAAGTATGCCTAGGTACATATCGCTGTTCTTGTACAAGGCATTGTATTATCGTATTATACCGTAGTTGTAATATGTGGCGCAGAAAACGGGGGCCGACCGGTTTTTCCATTGTTTGAGGGGTAAAGCTCTTTGGCGTTTGCAAATACTCCCCAGCCCTTCTCTTCATCAGGGTGAAGGGGGGCGTAGCTAGCCAGCTCACTTCAAAACTAGGAATTAAACACTTccaaatattataaatatgTACCGGTAACTGGCTGAAATACGAGTTGGAAATGAAGGGCCAAAACTATCTCCAATGCGTCAACATACAGGCGTTTTCCTTGCCTTTCTTGTATTGGTCAGGCCAAGGAGCAACAGCGGCTCAAGATAGGGTGTACAGCAAATCTGCGGAAACCTACAGAGCGACTACATGGGTGGCAGGTTTAGGCGCACATTGTTCTTCTTTATTTTTGGCTTCGTAAACCGAGGATTTACAATAATGTGCAATGTGCGTAAGCACGCAAAACCTCTCATTCCACTATCGACGGCACCGGCTCTGCTGCGCCCTGTCGCATATGAGTTTGTTCACAGTATACAGTGTCAGCACAGCTGAGCATTCCTTAACGAATAGTTCAAACATGCTGCCAAATGCGGTATGCGCTACCGCCAATGTTGAAGCTTATGATTCCAGATTTTTCCCGACTTCCGAATACACAGGAATACCAAGTTAGCAGGAAACGTTGCATTTTCTAAGTCGAGTTATGTGACTGCGGGAGTTGTGGTCGCCTTGGACGTTATATGGCGACTATTTGTCGGCCCGCCAGTTAGGACTACGAATGGATTGTTACCAAACCAAACTAGGTAGGCAACTTACAACAGAGAATGAAGTCGATGTGTCTGTACATACGTCACTATGGTTTATAATCACATTCGGTTTTGAACCGTGCGTATTTCCAATGAAAATTGACGGTACTCCCACGGCCCAAGACATGGGGTTCTCTCAAAGACTATCTTTTCCGGGCCATTCAATTTGGTGGACCTCCCCCAGAAACTTGGCCTAAACTTTGGAACACGCAAGATCGGCAACATGAAAATGGTTGGTTTCCTCTGCCATTTCTCATTTGGTTCGATTAGTAGCCACGATACTGACATTTTAGCACCGCCCCTCTACGACCGAGCTAAGGTTTGGGAAGTGCGTGAGGCGAATCGCAACTCGTCTAGGTTCGCCCATGATGAGGAAAGATTGGATTTCCTTAACCTCATCAAGAAAATGATTATGACAAATCCTGATGAACGGAGTCTGATGACGGTGCTGTTGACTGACCCATTTATGAGAGCGGCACagaggaaggaagaagaaagcaTATAGATTGTATGCTCTGACCAGTCGAAACGACTCTGGTCAGACTACGCAATGCTATAACGATCGCGATAAAGCCTTTGCGCTGTGGCAAAACTCGACCAGCTGTGGTGACCTTTTGCCGTATCACTCGCCGTCCAGCATAA from Metarhizium brunneum chromosome 2, complete sequence includes these protein-coding regions:
- the ERG12_1 gene encoding Mevalonate kinase, whose amino-acid sequence is MVMGRKESSPLAPTFMVSAPGKVIVFGEHAAVFGKPAIAAAISLRSYLLVTTLSKSQRTVKLNFKDIGLNHTWKIDTLPWGVFHEPEKKKFYYSLVDSLDPELLEAVIPHAEAVSKHLPETQRKIHVRSATAFLYLFLSLGSPLSPGFVYTLRSTIPIGAGLGSSASVCVCLSAALLLQIRSLAGPHPDQPAEEAQVQIERISRWAFVGELCIHGDPSGVDNAVSAGGKAVIYKRNYSGPPSVTPLTKFPKLPLLLVNTQQPRSTATQVDKVRALKNNHPVVTQSILDGIGHLTTSALELISSADLDSSGLSDTLERLGTLIRINHGFLVSLGVSHPRLERIRELVDYADIGWTKLTGAGGGGCAITLFRPDAKDETIKGLETKFTAEGFQKYETILGADGVAVLWPAVFRNNIGGEGGEEIDQEIFENVVGVEGIEQLVGVGAREDREGWKFWARAV